Proteins encoded together in one Pseudoroseomonas cervicalis window:
- a CDS encoding BolA family protein, translating to MAMPAAEIEALIKAALPDAQVTIEDLAGDGDHYAATVVSEAFRGRSRVQQHQLVYAALQGRMGGALHALALQTSAP from the coding sequence ATGGCGATGCCCGCGGCCGAAATCGAAGCCCTGATCAAGGCGGCCCTGCCCGACGCCCAGGTGACGATCGAGGATCTGGCGGGGGATGGCGACCACTACGCCGCCACCGTCGTGTCCGAGGCGTTCCGCGGCCGTTCCCGCGTGCAGCAGCACCAGCTGGTCTATGCGGCGCTGCAGGGGCGGATGGGCGGTGCGCTGCACGCCCTGGCCCTGCAGACCTCCGCCCCCTGA
- the grxD gene encoding Grx4 family monothiol glutaredoxin: protein MSNPVFERIQAEITENPVVLYMKGTPVFPQCGFSARVVQVLSHVGVPFKGVNVLEDMEIREGIKAFTNWPTIPQLYVKGEFVGGCDIILEMFQNGELTALLDEKGIPHQAAA, encoded by the coding sequence ATGAGCAACCCCGTCTTCGAGCGTATCCAGGCCGAGATCACCGAGAACCCGGTGGTCCTCTACATGAAGGGCACGCCGGTCTTCCCGCAATGCGGCTTCTCCGCCCGCGTGGTGCAGGTGCTGTCCCATGTCGGCGTGCCCTTCAAGGGCGTGAACGTGCTGGAGGACATGGAGATCCGCGAGGGCATCAAGGCCTTCACCAACTGGCCGACCATCCCCCAGCTCTATGTGAAGGGCGAGTTCGTCGGCGGCTGCGACATCATCCTGGAGATGTTCCAGAATGGCGAGCTGACCGCCCTGCTGGACGAGAAGGGCATCCCGCACCAGGCCGCCGCCTGA